The DNA region CCGCCGTTCCGCTGGCCAACCGGGCCACCCTGGGCAACATGAGCCCCGAGTACGGTTCGACCGTCGCGATCTTCCCGGTCGACGACGTCACCCTGGACTATCTGCGACTCACCGGACGCGACGAGCACCAGATCAAGCTCATCGAGGCCTACACCAAGGCCCAGGGCATGTGGCACGACCCCAGCCACGAGGCTCGTTACTCCGAGTACCTGGAGCTCGATCTGTCCACCGTCACCCCCGCCATCGCTGGTCCGAAACGTCCGCAGGATCGTATTGAACTCACCGAGGCCAAGGAGTCCTTCGAGGGTCTCGTGCCCAGCTACACCTCCAACCCGGGTGTCAAGGTTCCGGTGACGTTGTCCGACGGACGTTCCTTCGAGCTGGCCAATGGCGCCGTCACCGTGGCCGCGATCACCTCGTGCACCAACACCTCCAACCCGAGTGTCATGATCGCCGCCGGTCTGGTCGCCAAGAAGGCCCACGAGCTCGGCCTGAAGCCCAAGCCATGGGTCAAGACCTCCCTGGCCCCCGGATCCCAGGTCGTCACCGACTACTTCAATCGTGCTGGACTGGCGCAGCACCTCAGCACTGTCGGGTTCGACCTCGTCGGTTACGGCTGCACCACCTGCATCGGCAACACCGGACCGCTCATCCCCGAGGTCTCGACGGCCATCAATGACAAAGATCTGGCCGTCACTGCGGTGCTCTCGGGCAATCGCAACTTCGAAGGACGCATCAGCCCCGATGTCAAGATGAACTATCTGGCCTCTCCGCCGCTGGTCGTCATCTATGCGCTGGCCGGGACGATGGACATCGATCTCGCCACCGAGCCGGTCGCCGTCACCGATGGCGGGAAGGAGGTGTTCCTCACGGATCTGTGGCCCTCGGCTGCCGAGATCGCCGAGATCGTCAACTCGTCCATCTCGGCGCAGATGTACACCGAGCGCTACGCCGACGTCTTCGACGGGGGAGAACGCTGGAAGTCGCTGGAGACACCCGAGGGTGACACCTTCGCCTGGGATGCCGACTCCACCTACGTGCGCAAGTTGCCGATCTTCGACGGCATGGCCGCCAGTCCCGAGCCCATGCACGACATCCATGACGCCCGGGTGCTGCTCAAGCTCGGCGACTCGGTGACCACCGACCACATCTCCCCGGCCGGTGCCATCAAGCCCGACTCCCCGGCCGGGCTGTGGCTGGCCGAGCAGGGCGTGCAGCGCAAGGACTTCAACTCCTATGGTTCCCGCCGTGGCAACCACGAGGTCATGATGCGTGGCACCTTCGCCAACATTCGGCTGCGCAACCAGCTTGCCCCCGGCACCGAGGGTGGCTTCACCCGTGATTTCACCGTCGCAGACGGCCCGGTGAGCACCATCTACGACGCCGCGGTGAACTACCGAGCCGCCAACACCCCGCTCGTCGTCCTGGGCGGCAAGGAGTACGGCTCGGGATCCTCACGCGACTGGGCCGCCAAGGGCACCATGCTGCTGGGCGTCAAGGTCGTCATCGCCGAGAGCTACGAGCGCATCCACCGCTCCAACCTCATTGGCATGGGTGTGCTGCCCCTGCAGTTCCCCGAGGGGGTCAGCGCAGACTCGCTGGGTCTGAGCGGTGAGGAGACCTTTGACTTCGAGGGCATCGAGCAGATCAATGAGACGATCCCGCCGACCATTCACGTCACCGCGACCCGGGACGGCCGAACCACCGAGTTCGACGTCGTCGTGCGTATCGACACCCCGGGGGAGCGCGAGTACTACCTCAACGGTGGAATCCTGCAGTACGTGCTGCGTCGGATGGCGGGGTGACACGTTCGGCTCGGGTCGCCTCAGTTGCGCATGACCTGCGATCACGTCTGACGAGGTGCCCCGCGACACGCTGAGACGGGCGTATCGCAGGGCACCTCACGTCAGGAACCGCATGGCACGTGTCAACCCATCATCCCGATGAGGTGACCGACGTGACTGGCCATGCATTGAGCATAGGATTGTGACCATGTCCCTACTCGACCGCGTTCACTGCCCAGATGATCTTCGACAACTCTCCTTGGAGGAGTCAGAGGAGCTGGCGGGGGAGATCCGTGACTTCCTCATCGAGCATGTGAGTCGCACCGGAGGCCATCTCGGCCCGAATCTCGGCGTCGTGGAGATCACCATCGCCCTGCATCAGGTATTCGACTCCCCACGGGACCCGATCATCTTCGACACCGGTCATCAGAGTTACGTCCACAAGATCCTCACCGGGCGTGCCGACCAGTTCGACAGGATGCGTCAGGAGGACGGGCTGTCCGGGTATCCCAGTCGTGCGGAGTCCGAGCACGACTGGGTCGAGAATTCCCATGCCTCCACCTCGTTGTCATGGGCCGAGGGGATGGCCAGGGCCTTCCAGCGCCAGGGACATGACGATCGCACCGTGGTGGCTGTCATCGGGGACGGGGCACTCACCGGCGGTATGGCGTGGGAGGCACTCAATTCCATTGCCGCCCAACCAGACCTCCCACTCGTCATCATCGTCAACGACAACGGACGCTCCTACACCCCAACGGTGGGCGGCCTGGCCGATCGGCTCTCGGCCATCCGTACCGACCCGCACTACGAGGACGCCCTGGTGCGCATGAAGAAGGCCGTGACCGGTGCCCCCCTGGGCAAGCAGGTCTACGGGCTCATGCACGGTGTCAAGGCTGGTGTCAAGGACGTCCTGGTCGGTGGGCCGGGAATCTTCTCCGACCTCGGGATCAAGTATCTGGGGCCGGTCGACGGTCACAACGTGGCCGACCTGGAACGTGCCTTCGAGCTTGCCAAACGGTTTGGCCGTCCCGTCATCGTCCATGCCATCACCGTCAAGGGCAAGGGCTTCGCAGCAGCCGAGAACAACAAGGAGGACGCCTTCCACGCGGTCGGCAAGATCGATCCCACCACCGGACAATCCTTGGGTGGGACCAGTACACACACCTGGAGCGGTGCGTTCTCCGCGAGCATGGTGGAGATCGGTGAGAAACGCCCCGACGTCTTCGGGATCACTGCGGCAATGCTCTATCCGGTGGGTCTGGCACCCTTCGCTGCCCGACACCCCGATCGCGTCATGGACGTCGGTATCGCCGAGCAGCACGCACTCACCGTTGCGGCAGGTATGGCCACCGCCGGTCTGCACCCCGTCGTTGCGCTGTACTCGACCTTCCTCAACCGAGCCTTCGACCAGCTGCTCATGGATGTCGGCCTGCACGAGCAGGGAGTCACCGTCGTCCTGGACCGTGCCGGGATCACCGGCACGGATGGAGCCAGCCACAACGGCATGTGGGACCTTGCCATCTGCGGGATCGTCCCTGGCCTCATGATGGCCGCTCCGCGCGATCGTGCCCACCTGGAATCGGTGCTGTGGCAGGCCATCGACATCGATGACCGCCCCACCGTCATTCGCTACTCCAAGGACCCCATGCCCGAGACCGTCGAGGTTCTCAGGACCATCGACGAGGTGGATGTGCTCAAGGAAGGCGCCCCCGGTGGAGTGCTCATGGTGGCCCATGGACAGCTGTGTGGAGCCGCGGTGGAGGCAGCGACCTCACTCGGCGAGGAGGTCACGGTGGTGAGCCCACGGTGGGCGTTGCCGATCAATCCCACCCTCGTGTCGATGGCCCGCCAGTCACGAGCCGTCGTCTCGGTCGAGGACGGATTGGTGAGCCAGGGGTTGGGCAGTCAGCTCTCGGCACGACTCCGAGAATCCGCGGTGTGGACGCCCACCTGCGAACTCGGTGTCCCCAAGCAGTTCCTCGCCCAGGCGTCCCGCTCGTCGATCATGAAACGGATCGGCCTGGATGCACCAGGTATCGCCGAGTCGGTCAACCAGTTCCTCCAGCACATCTGAGGAGCCAGCGGACGAGACTTGTGGGTCCCCCAGGTGTGCGGGAACCCGGTGCCGATCTGGGAATCACCGTGCCGAGCGCAGCACTCGGGAGACACGTCCTGCCACCAGGTCTCGTTGCCACTGTCTGGCGCCAAGATCGGCGAGGAAGGCGTCCACACCGATGGGACTGAGGTCCCATGGCGGCCGCCAACACACCTGTCGTACCGCGTCGGGGGCGATGAGATTCGCTGGATCGATGTGTGCCGACTCCGCCAACTCGTTGACAGCCGGGCGCACGGCCTGCCACCGACGGGCCGCCTCGGGATGGTGGCGCTCCCAGTTCCGTGGTGGGGGAATGCGGTGGGGATCACGTGGCGCGCGCTTGGGTGGGTATTCCTTGGCCGGGGTTCTGGCGGCGTGACGAATGGCCTGTGTCCACACGTCGAGATGTGCCTTGGCCCTGCCATGGCGGAATCCGCGGGTTCTCCGAACGTCTGCATCGGTGAGGGTGACGCACGCACCCACCTGACGGGCCAGGGAGATGATGACTCGGTCGTGCAGCACCTTGCTCGGTGCCACGTCAAGCTCCTGGGCCACGGAGTCCCGGGCCTGCCAGAGGTCCTTGACCACCTGAAGCCCGGCACGGGTGGTGACCTCGCCGATTCCCGAGGTGCGACGCCAGCGGGTCGGATCGGTGGCGCTCATGGTGGACGGGGCCGCTGCGGCCACCTGGACCAGGTGGCCGAATTCCTGGCGCGCCCACTCCTGTTTGCCGGCATTCTGCAGGTCGTGCCACACCGTGACCCTCAGTTCGTCGAGCAGCTCGACGTCAAGGGCCGCATAGGCGAGGAAGTCCTCGGGCAGCGGTCGTTGCGACCAGTCGGAGGCGGAGTGTTCCTTGAGCAGATGCACCCCGCAGTAACGTTCCACCATGTGGCCCAGGCCCACCTTGGGCAGTCCCAGCAGACGCCCGGCGAGCTCGGTGTCGAAGAGCATGGTGGGGCGAAGACCCTCCAGGGCGAGGCACGGGATGTCCTGGATGGCGGCATGCAGTATCCACTCGGTGCCGGACAGCGCCTGCGCCAGGCCATCCAGACCGACACCGGCGGAGCCGTCATCAAAGGCAGTGGGGTCGACGAGGTGGGTCCCGCTGCCGGAGCGTCTCAGCTGGATGAGGTAGGCCCGCGGCCAGTACCGGAATCCGTGGGCGCGTTCGGTGTCGATGGCCACGGGCCCGGTGCCATGACGCAGGGCCGTGATGGTACGTGTCAGGGCCTCGGGGGTGTCGACGACGGGTGCCAGGGGTTCGGAGGGTTCGCTGAGAATGGGCAGCCCGGAATCAGGGTCGATGTCCTGACCAGGCACGTCATGCGGCGTCATGGCCGGGCCCGTCGAGAAACGTGTTGCATCCTGCTCCCACTCACTTGGCTCGTCGGGGTGCGATGGAGACGACGCCGTCTGGAACGGGCTGGATTCCGCAGGTGAGGCACAGCAGGTCCTGCCACGCCATGAGATGATCGACGATGTCATGGGTCTCCTCGATGTCGGGGGTCCATGAGGCGCGCAATTCGACACGGTTCTCCTCGGGGTCTCCCGCGATCTGCCCGAAGGAGTGACTCAGGACCGCCGTCGTCGTCCCTGCAGCCGCGCGGTAGGTGGTCCTGCGCTGGTCCAGGGCGTCGGTGAGCCACGACCATGCGACCTCGCCCAGCAGCGGATCGGTGGCGATCTGGTGGTCGACCTCGGCCCGGGACATCGTCACGAGCCGGTAATCGCCCTCCCAGGCGTCCTCCCAGAACGACTGGTGGAGCACGATGAGTCGGCCACTTCCAATTTCCTCGCCATCGTGGGAGACGACGGCCTCAATGGCCATGCTGTCCTTGGCGATCCGTGTCGGAGCAGGAATCTCGCGCACGGTGAGGTCGTGGTGCCACGTCGTCTGTTTGATGACGTCACAGACCTGTGTGAACGGTGGGACGAATGGCTGAAGGGACACGCTGACAGGCTAGTTGGCCGGTCATGGCCTGACAGGCAGGCTCGCCGGAGAGTGCCCCCTGCAACAGTCCAGCTCGGACTCACGCCCCAGATCCACGCCCCAGCCCTGATCACGACAGTGTGCTGCGTATCAGTTCTGCGTGGGCTCCAGGCTCAGGCAGATGGAATTGATGCAGTAGCGCTGGTTCGTGGGCGTGTCGTAGCCCTCACCCTCGAAGACGTGGCCCAGGTGCGACCCGCAGTTGCGGCACCTCACCTCGGTGCGAGGTCGCCCCGGTATGGAGGTGTCGTGATGATAGGTGACGCGGCCCTCGGCCATCGGTGCGAAGAACGACGGCCAGCCACAGTGCGAGGCGAATTTCTCGTCGCTACGGAACAGCTCACAGCCGCAGGCCCGGCATCGATAGATGCCCTCGGTGGTGGTGTCGGTGTACTCGCCGACTCCTGGTGCCTCGGTTCCTGCCTCGCGCAGGACGTGGTACTCGGCGGCATTGAGGCGCTCGCGCCACTGCTGATCGGTCAGGTGTACGTGCGGAGTCTCAGGTGCAGGTTCGGTACTGGACTGGTTGGCCATGACGGATCTCCCTCCTGCTTGACGGTAGGGATTGATACTACGACCGAATGAGGCTCTGCCGGGAGGGATGGAATGTGCTGTGGGCCGAAAATGCCATGCACGTTCGACCACCGAGATGCATGCGACATCAGGGGTGGTGACCATTGAGGCATGGCTCATGACATTGATGACGACCGCATGTTGCGCGATGTGCTGCGCTGCCCCCAGGTCCAGGTCGATCTTGCAGAGATCGACACCGGTGCCACCCCCAAGGCACCCGGCGACAAGAAGACGACCAAGGACGTCGCCGTGCAGATGGGCGAGCAGCTGTCTGCCCTGCAGGAGCGGCTCTTCGCCCGGGGACGCGTCAATGCCGACTCGGCTCGTCGCGTCCTGGTGATCCTGCAGGGCATGGATACGGCCGGCAAGGGCGGGGTGGTGCGGCACACCTTCGGCCTGCTCGACCCGCAGGGCATTCAGCTGGCGGCCTTCAAGGCACCGACCAAGGAGGAGCTGTCCCACGACTTCCTGTGGCGGATCCGCCGCGAGCTTCCCGACGCCGGGATGATCGGCGTCTTCGACCGATCACACTACGAGGACGTCCTCGTGGCCAGGGTGGACGAGCTCGTCGAACCAGAGGTGTGGCGCAAGCGGTACGACCGCATCAACAGGTTCGAAGCCGAGCTGGCGGCCAGCGGCACCGTCATCGTCAAATTCTTCCTGCACATCTCACCCAAGGTGCAGCAGGAACGTCTGGTGGCCCGTCTGGACAATCCGGAGAAGCACTGGAAATTCGATCCGAGTGACATCGCCGCGCGCGCAAAATGGGGCGACTACCAACAGGCGTACACCGACGTGTTGGAGCGGTGCAATCCAGACATTGCGCCTTGGTACGTCATTCCCGCCGACCACAAGTGGTATCGCAACTGGGCGGTGGCACAGATCCTTCTGGAGACGCTGCGATCGATGAACATCACCTGGCCCGCCGTCGACTTCGATGTCGACGAGCAGCGCCACAAACTACTCGGGGACTGAGTCCTCGGGGCTCGCCACCATGCCCAGGGCAGCTGAGCAGTAACGCTGGAATGCCCAGGCCGCCAAGTGCGCATCGTCCCCGACGGGGGCCCCGACCACCTCTGCGCCGGCTGCCCGGGCTCGTCGGTCGTGTTCCCGTGTGGCGGAGTCCTCGCACACCCACAGCGATCCCACGGCGATGTGACGTCGTCCCTCTCGGCGCAGGTCGGTGACGACGTCGGCGATGCCGCGGGTCTGCACTCCGTGGGTCGCCAGTCGGGCCGGCAGGTGATGATGCTGGGACCACAGTCGCGACATGCGCGAGAGCATCGCAGCTCCACGCTTGTCACCACCATCGGGCGCCGACAGGACGAGAGCGTCGATCTCCTGGCTGTGCGCCCGGTGGGTCGCCAGACGAAGTCGTGAGTCGACGATGTTGAGCAGGGCTGGAGCCGGGCCGATGGGCTGGGCAACCGTCACCTTGAGATCGGGGTGGTGTGAACTGATGTGCTCACCCAGGTTGGTGATCTGGGAACTGGTCGACTGCAGATGGGTGAGGTCCATGGGGACGAGGACGAATTCCTCCCACGTCGGATGGATCTTGGGAGCGGTGACCTTTCCGGTGGCCGACACGAAGGCAGCGGTGGTGGTGATGTGGGGATGCAGTGCTGAGATGCGTTGGCGCATTCGTAGAGCTGCGATTTTGGCGCGGGCGTCAGCAGCCGAGGGCAGAGCCAGACCAAGAATGGGAGCGCTCATGGACCTCGTCCTCCCCTCAGTTCTCGCTGTGATCGATTGGGGACATCTTCTCACGGTACGGCATACGCCTCGACCAGTGGGTCGGAAAACGGTTCCGCCAACTCGCCCCGGACTGCGGAGCATTGGGCTGCGGAAGAGCCCGGTGCATCGTGTGGCAGCAGATGGTCAGGGGCAGTGACAACGGGGACGTCACCAGTCCACAGGAGTGCAAGGGGAACAGTCGATGCCGGTACGGCAGACATGAAAAGACCCTCAGCTGATCCTTCGTCGACAGCTGAGGGATGTGGTGGGCGATGCCAGGTTTGAACTGGCGACCTCTTCCGTGTCAGGGAAGCGCGCTACCGCTGCGCCAACCGCCCGAGGTGGAGACGGGATTTGAACCCGTGTATACGGATTTGCAGTCCGCTGCCTCGCCTCTCGGCCACTCCACCGGAAGTGTGGATAGGTCGAAAGACCTTCTCCGAGCGGACGACGGGACTCGAACCCGCGACCCTCACCTTGGCAAGGTGATGCTCTACCAACTGAGCCACGTCCGCATGTCGTTTCCTTTGGGGCGACCCGCCGGGCGACGAGAGAAAACACTAGAGCAGGTTGATGGGCAATGCAAGTCGGAATCTGTCCAGTTGCCCTCAAAATCCCTGTCGATGGAGTGAAATCCCTAGTCAGAGTGAAGAAAATTTTTTCTGCGATGGTGCACACGCCGTTGCGCGGTGCGGCGGGCGTGAGGTCATGGTCCGAGGATCCCGGACATCGTGGCAATCACGGGTTGTCATTTCTCCCGATGTGGACGAATCGCTTCGAGTTCGATAGAGTGCTTCCTCGCTGGGCGGTTGGCGCAGTGGTAGCGCACTTCGTTCACACCGAAGGGGTCGCGGGTTCGAACCCCGCATCGCCCACCAGACATGGGGTCACGAAACCGTGGCCCCATTTTTCGTGTCGTATGGAATGGCCCATGCCACGGGGGTGCCCCTCCACGCTCTTGGTCGCACTCTGCTCCCTCGAGGGTTCGGCGTGCCATACATCCCTGCTGTCTGCTTTGTTGCTCACTAGGATTGGAGCCGAGCCTGGTGGTCCTCCAGGCTGGATCGAACCACGAAGATCGAGGCGAGAAATCATGCCCTTCACTGTCAAGGCCCTTCAGAAGGCTTCTGCGGACGAACCATTCAAGGTCGTGGAGATCGAACGTCGTGATCCACGCGCCGACGACGTCGTCATCGACATCAAGGCTGCCGGGGTGTGCCACTCGGACATCCACACCGTGCGCAACGAGTGGGGACAGGCGCATTTTCCGTTGGCCGTCGGTCATGAGATCGCCGGCGTCGTCTCGGCTGTGGGGGAGGGCGTCACCAAGTACCAGGTGGGCGATCGTGTGGGTGTCGGCTGCCTGGTGAACTCTTGTGGTGAGTGCGAGCAGTGCCGCAACCACCAGGAACAGGCCTGTCTCAACGGCAACGTCGGCACCTACAACTCCACTGACGTTGACGGCACGATCACCCAGGGTGGCTACTCACAGAAGGTCGTCGTCAACGAGAACTTCGTGTGCCGCATCCCGGACTCCCTGGACTTCGACGTCGCGGCCCCGCTGCTGTGTGCCGGCATCACCACCTATTCGCCGTTGGCGAACTGGAACGTGCACGAGGGGCAGAACGTGGCGGTGCTCGGTCTGGGCGGACTGGGACACATGGGAGTGCAGATCGCCGTTGCCATGGGGGCGAACGTCACCGTCCTGTCGCGTACCACCAACAAGGAGGCCTACGCCAAGGAGCTCGGCGCCAGCAGACTCCTGGCCACCAGCGAACCCGACTTCTTCACGAACCACCGCGGCGAGTTCGACTTCATCCTCAACACCATCAGCGCTCCGATCGACCTGCGCGGCTACCTGGGTCTTCTCAAGCCGTTCGGTGCCATGGTGCTCGTCGGGCTGCCCCCGGAGGGTCTGGAGATCAGTGCCAGGAATCTCATTGCTGGCGACAAGGCGCTGGCCGGGTCCAACATCGGCGGCATCGCGCAGACCCAGGAAATGCTTGACTTCTGTGCCGAGCACGGCATCGGGGCCAGGATCGAGAAGATCGGCGTCCATGACGTCGACGTCGCCTACGATCGCGTCGTCGCCGGCGACGTGCGTTCCCGTTTCGTCATCGACACCGCAGGTTTCGAGGACGCTCCACTGGAGGCCTGATCGCCGGCCTCGGGCAACGAATTCGCGTACCGCCGAGTTCGTGACGTGATCTCGGGTGACGTGGCCGTGGCAGCCACGTCACCCGGTGCCGGTCGCGGAATGCGCACGTCCCGGTGATGAGCACATGTCCATGCAGGATGGATTGCTGCTGCACTTTCATGCACTGGGGCTGCCGGTTCACAGTTCGACACTACTCACCACTACTCTGTGTTCAGACATGATTGCCAGTGACTCCCCCGAATGAGGCGAGTCGCACCACGAGACCCACCGCGGACCAGGTATGCCCGTGGCTTGACGAAGGGAAGATCCACGTGTCCATCTCCATCACCGTGATTCGGGACGACCAGCAGCAACAACACGTGGTGGACACCGGAACCACTGGTCTGGACCTGTTCGGAAGAAATCGTGATGTCGTGGCCATGCGCATCGCGGGCACCCTGCTCGACCTGCAGCGTGAGATCCAGGACGGTGACGTCGTCGAACCCGTGCTCGCCACCAGTCAGGACGGGCTCAACATCATCCGACATTCCTGCACCCACGTCATGGCCCAGGCCGTCCAGGAGCTGTACCCCGACGTCAACCTGGGTATCGGGCCGTTCATCACCGACGGTTTCTACTATGACTTCGGCAACATCAGCGCAATCACCCCAGAGATCATGAAGGATCTCGAGAAGCGCATGAAGAGCATCGTCAAGGAGAACCAGCGCTTCGTGCGTCGTGTGACGACCGAGGAGGAGGCCCGCGTCGAGCTCGCCGACCAGCCGTACAAACTCGAACTCGTCGGCTCCAAGGGCAACCATGAGGCCGAGAGTGCGTCGGTGGAGGTCGGGGGAGCCGAACTCACCATCTATGACAACGTCCGGAGGGACGGGACGACGGCCTGGAAGGATCTCTGCCGGGGCCCGCACGTGCCCTCCACCAAGTATCTGGGCAACGGCTTCGCCCTGACGAAGTCGTCGGCCGCCTACTGGAAGGGCGACCAGGCCAACGACCAGCTGCAGCGCATCTATGGCACGGCCTGGGCATCCAAGACGGATCTCGTCGCCTACCAGACCCGCATGGCCGAGGCCGCCCGGCGTGATCACCGCAAGCTCGGTGCCGAACTCGATCTCTACTCCTTCCCCGAGGAGGTCGGTCCGGGGCTCGTCCTGTTCCA from Cutibacterium granulosum includes:
- the acnA gene encoding aconitate hydratase AcnA; the encoded protein is MSINSFGARRSLDVDGQSYEIYDIDAVPGSSDLPYSLKVLLENLLRTEDGANITADQITALGQWDATAQPSHEIQFTPARVIMQDFTGVPCIVDLATMREAIADLGGDPNKVNPLSPAEMVIDHSVIVEKFGVPDALQANMGIEYDRNRERYQFLRWGQTAFENFRVVPPGTGIVHQVNLEHLARVTFVREEDGTRIAYPDTCVGTDSHTTMVNGLGVVGWGVGGIEAEAAMLGQPVSMLVPRVVGFKLSGELPEGVTATDLVLRITQMLREHRVVGKFVEFYGSGVSAVPLANRATLGNMSPEYGSTVAIFPVDDVTLDYLRLTGRDEHQIKLIEAYTKAQGMWHDPSHEARYSEYLELDLSTVTPAIAGPKRPQDRIELTEAKESFEGLVPSYTSNPGVKVPVTLSDGRSFELANGAVTVAAITSCTNTSNPSVMIAAGLVAKKAHELGLKPKPWVKTSLAPGSQVVTDYFNRAGLAQHLSTVGFDLVGYGCTTCIGNTGPLIPEVSTAINDKDLAVTAVLSGNRNFEGRISPDVKMNYLASPPLVVIYALAGTMDIDLATEPVAVTDGGKEVFLTDLWPSAAEIAEIVNSSISAQMYTERYADVFDGGERWKSLETPEGDTFAWDADSTYVRKLPIFDGMAASPEPMHDIHDARVLLKLGDSVTTDHISPAGAIKPDSPAGLWLAEQGVQRKDFNSYGSRRGNHEVMMRGTFANIRLRNQLAPGTEGGFTRDFTVADGPVSTIYDAAVNYRAANTPLVVLGGKEYGSGSSRDWAAKGTMLLGVKVVIAESYERIHRSNLIGMGVLPLQFPEGVSADSLGLSGEETFDFEGIEQINETIPPTIHVTATRDGRTTEFDVVVRIDTPGEREYYLNGGILQYVLRRMAG
- the dxs gene encoding 1-deoxy-D-xylulose-5-phosphate synthase, coding for MSLLDRVHCPDDLRQLSLEESEELAGEIRDFLIEHVSRTGGHLGPNLGVVEITIALHQVFDSPRDPIIFDTGHQSYVHKILTGRADQFDRMRQEDGLSGYPSRAESEHDWVENSHASTSLSWAEGMARAFQRQGHDDRTVVAVIGDGALTGGMAWEALNSIAAQPDLPLVIIVNDNGRSYTPTVGGLADRLSAIRTDPHYEDALVRMKKAVTGAPLGKQVYGLMHGVKAGVKDVLVGGPGIFSDLGIKYLGPVDGHNVADLERAFELAKRFGRPVIVHAITVKGKGFAAAENNKEDAFHAVGKIDPTTGQSLGGTSTHTWSGAFSASMVEIGEKRPDVFGITAAMLYPVGLAPFAARHPDRVMDVGIAEQHALTVAAGMATAGLHPVVALYSTFLNRAFDQLLMDVGLHEQGVTVVLDRAGITGTDGASHNGMWDLAICGIVPGLMMAAPRDRAHLESVLWQAIDIDDRPTVIRYSKDPMPETVEVLRTIDEVDVLKEGAPGGVLMVAHGQLCGAAVEAATSLGEEVTVVSPRWALPINPTLVSMARQSRAVVSVEDGLVSQGLGSQLSARLRESAVWTPTCELGVPKQFLAQASRSSIMKRIGLDAPGIAESVNQFLQHI
- a CDS encoding HRDC domain-containing protein, giving the protein MTPHDVPGQDIDPDSGLPILSEPSEPLAPVVDTPEALTRTITALRHGTGPVAIDTERAHGFRYWPRAYLIQLRRSGSGTHLVDPTAFDDGSAGVGLDGLAQALSGTEWILHAAIQDIPCLALEGLRPTMLFDTELAGRLLGLPKVGLGHMVERYCGVHLLKEHSASDWSQRPLPEDFLAYAALDVELLDELRVTVWHDLQNAGKQEWARQEFGHLVQVAAAAPSTMSATDPTRWRRTSGIGEVTTRAGLQVVKDLWQARDSVAQELDVAPSKVLHDRVIISLARQVGACVTLTDADVRRTRGFRHGRAKAHLDVWTQAIRHAARTPAKEYPPKRAPRDPHRIPPPRNWERHHPEAARRWQAVRPAVNELAESAHIDPANLIAPDAVRQVCWRPPWDLSPIGVDAFLADLGARQWQRDLVAGRVSRVLRSAR
- a CDS encoding DUF3000 family protein; the encoded protein is MSLQPFVPPFTQVCDVIKQTTWHHDLTVREIPAPTRIAKDSMAIEAVVSHDGEEIGSGRLIVLHQSFWEDAWEGDYRLVTMSRAEVDHQIATDPLLGEVAWSWLTDALDQRRTTYRAAAGTTTAVLSHSFGQIAGDPEENRVELRASWTPDIEETHDIVDHLMAWQDLLCLTCGIQPVPDGVVSIAPRRAK
- the msrB gene encoding peptide-methionine (R)-S-oxide reductase MsrB codes for the protein MANQSSTEPAPETPHVHLTDQQWRERLNAAEYHVLREAGTEAPGVGEYTDTTTEGIYRCRACGCELFRSDEKFASHCGWPSFFAPMAEGRVTYHHDTSIPGRPRTEVRCRNCGSHLGHVFEGEGYDTPTNQRYCINSICLSLEPTQN
- a CDS encoding PPK2 family polyphosphate kinase, with translation MAHDIDDDRMLRDVLRCPQVQVDLAEIDTGATPKAPGDKKTTKDVAVQMGEQLSALQERLFARGRVNADSARRVLVILQGMDTAGKGGVVRHTFGLLDPQGIQLAAFKAPTKEELSHDFLWRIRRELPDAGMIGVFDRSHYEDVLVARVDELVEPEVWRKRYDRINRFEAELAASGTVIVKFFLHISPKVQQERLVARLDNPEKHWKFDPSDIAARAKWGDYQQAYTDVLERCNPDIAPWYVIPADHKWYRNWAVAQILLETLRSMNITWPAVDFDVDEQRHKLLGD
- a CDS encoding sirohydrochlorin chelatase; its protein translation is MSAPILGLALPSAADARAKIAALRMRQRISALHPHITTTAAFVSATGKVTAPKIHPTWEEFVLVPMDLTHLQSTSSQITNLGEHISSHHPDLKVTVAQPIGPAPALLNIVDSRLRLATHRAHSQEIDALVLSAPDGGDKRGAAMLSRMSRLWSQHHHLPARLATHGVQTRGIADVVTDLRREGRRHIAVGSLWVCEDSATREHDRRARAAGAEVVGAPVGDDAHLAAWAFQRYCSAALGMVASPEDSVPE
- a CDS encoding NAD(P)-dependent alcohol dehydrogenase — protein: MPFTVKALQKASADEPFKVVEIERRDPRADDVVIDIKAAGVCHSDIHTVRNEWGQAHFPLAVGHEIAGVVSAVGEGVTKYQVGDRVGVGCLVNSCGECEQCRNHQEQACLNGNVGTYNSTDVDGTITQGGYSQKVVVNENFVCRIPDSLDFDVAAPLLCAGITTYSPLANWNVHEGQNVAVLGLGGLGHMGVQIAVAMGANVTVLSRTTNKEAYAKELGASRLLATSEPDFFTNHRGEFDFILNTISAPIDLRGYLGLLKPFGAMVLVGLPPEGLEISARNLIAGDKALAGSNIGGIAQTQEMLDFCAEHGIGARIEKIGVHDVDVAYDRVVAGDVRSRFVIDTAGFEDAPLEA